The window GCCGGCCCGGTTCTGCATCGCGAAAAAATGGATCCGTTCGGCTTCTTCTGGGACCGCCAAGTCCAGGGCCGAAACCCCCAGCAGTTCCGCGGCGGAGTGTCCTATAAGCTTTTGTATCCGGGCATTGGCGAACATGATCCGCAAGTGCCGGTCCAGGCGCAGTACGCCCTCGTTGGCTGTTTCCAGAATCAGGCGATGCTGTTCCTCGCTTTCCCGAAGCCGTTCCTGAGCCGCCATGACCGCGGTCAGGTCGTGGAGCGTGACGATAACGCCGAGTATTTCTTTGTTTTTAAAACAGGGAGTAAGAAATACCCGCATATATCGTCGCCCATGGCCTCCATAACTGAGCCATTCTTCCTTGATCGTCGCTTGTCCGTGGAGTTGTGCTTTTTCCATGTCAGGTTGAAGAGCTTGATCAAAAAAAACGCGTCCCCAGCGTTCGATCAATACATCGTTGTACATCCGCCCCTCGAGCTTCCGCACGGGGATTCCCGCAAGCCGGGCATACGCGGGATTGACCTTTGTAACCAAGCCGGACCTGTCCACGAATATCTGGGCGTCCTGGGAGCTGGCGATCATCAGATCGGATATTCGCAACCCTTGTTCGGCCTTTTCCCGTTCAAGAATCTCCTGTTGCAACCTCTCCACGGTCAGGGCCAGTTCCTTGTTCCGCTCCAGCATGTACGCTTCCAGTTGTCTCTGATTGTGAGCAAAGGAGTGGTGCAGGGCGATGCAGTCCGTCACTTCCCGCACGGTCACCAGGAGGCCGTTTTCGTTTTCCGTCCTGGAGCCCAAAGGCTCGGCCTGGATCACGATCATGCGCCGCATCGAACCTTTCCCGGTCAAGGGAATCATGATGCCTCGTTCGTTCGGCTCCTGGGCGGAGGAGCGAATGAACGATTCGACCGTCTCTCTGTCCGCGGAATCTACATGCTTGAGGAAACGCTTCAGGGTGGGCCTGATGGAAAAGGGGCGATAACCCAGCAAGACATACAAGGAAGCGGACCATGTTCCGTGCCGGGAAGAAGCGGGAAGGAACCATACCCCGGTCCTGATGGAGGTAATCTCGTCGTTGGAAATGGGTGCGGGGCGTTCCCGGTCGGATGAAGGGGGACGTTCGGAATGGTTTGGTGGCGGGGAGGGGTCATGAAAGAGAAAAAGGCTCACCGGGGCGGTATCCAGAACCCGGCAAAGTTTTTCCAGGAGAGTAAA is drawn from Desulfonatronum thiodismutans and contains these coding sequences:
- a CDS encoding PAS domain S-box protein; the protein is MSEDLSVARRFGERLRYYRSLKRLTQSGLAERVGLSLKQISRIERGVSTPSFTLLEKLCRVLDTAPVSLFLFHDPSPPPNHSERPPSSDRERPAPISNDEITSIRTGVWFLPASSRHGTWSASLYVLLGYRPFSIRPTLKRFLKHVDSADRETVESFIRSSAQEPNERGIMIPLTGKGSMRRMIVIQAEPLGSRTENENGLLVTVREVTDCIALHHSFAHNQRQLEAYMLERNKELALTVERLQQEILEREKAEQGLRISDLMIASSQDAQIFVDRSGLVTKVNPAYARLAGIPVRKLEGRMYNDVLIERWGRVFFDQALQPDMEKAQLHGQATIKEEWLSYGGHGRRYMRVFLTPCFKNKEILGVIVTLHDLTAVMAAQERLRESEEQHRLILETANEGVLRLDRHLRIMFANARIQKLIGHSAAELLGVSALDLAVPEEAERIHFFAMQNRAGHSVRFPASIIHKNGHIIWVMISAAPLFTETGEYDGALVMLMDVTELKQTAAKLK